In one window of Ferrovum sp. PN-J185 DNA:
- a CDS encoding uracil-DNA glycosylase, with protein sequence MNREEALLRELQLWSVSERMQNNQLPVISGSTNPSAISPPQSRVESSIANSPVITSKLRVAEPKTIEVKAEIAPPLPDSLSLLERVNQCRACQLHTTRQQPLIGKGLDSASWLIITESPSTEEDLHNQVSFGSAGELLHNLLKAVEVIPFTDTYHTFLVKCHPSHNRPPTSQEFNSCRNHLLNEIQTLQPKVVVLMGRIVAKLLLEVDLPLVDLRNKIYEFHGTPTIVTHDLGGILRQPLEKSRVWRDFLTAKKLTNQCIQRADTVDKANT encoded by the coding sequence GTGAATAGAGAAGAAGCTCTACTGCGCGAATTACAACTCTGGTCCGTGTCAGAACGGATGCAAAATAACCAGTTACCTGTGATTTCTGGCAGTACAAACCCTTCAGCGATTTCTCCACCTCAATCAAGAGTAGAATCATCTATTGCTAATAGTCCTGTTATTACATCTAAATTAAGGGTGGCTGAGCCAAAGACGATAGAAGTAAAGGCAGAAATAGCTCCCCCCCTTCCAGATAGCTTAAGTTTACTGGAGCGCGTAAATCAATGTAGAGCCTGTCAATTACATACAACACGCCAACAGCCTCTTATTGGGAAAGGACTTGATTCAGCCTCTTGGTTGATTATCACCGAATCTCCTAGTACTGAGGAAGATTTACATAACCAGGTATCTTTTGGTAGTGCGGGGGAGTTACTACACAATCTATTGAAAGCAGTAGAAGTGATTCCTTTTACTGATACGTATCATACTTTTTTGGTTAAATGTCACCCAAGCCATAATCGCCCACCTACTTCCCAAGAATTTAACAGTTGTCGCAATCACCTGTTAAATGAAATCCAAACGTTACAACCTAAGGTAGTGGTATTAATGGGACGTATTGTTGCCAAATTGCTTTTAGAAGTCGATCTTCCTTTGGTTGATTTACGTAATAAAATTTATGAGTTTCATGGGACTCCCACTATAGTTACCCATGATTTGGGTGGGATTTTACGTCAACCATTGGAAAAATCACGTGTATGGCGTGATTTTCTAACTGCTAAAAAACTGACTAATCAATGTATTCAACGTGCCGATACCGTCGATAAAGCCAATACATAA
- the lplT gene encoding lysophospholipid transporter LplT, protein MNIGFYTILAAQFLSALADNTLLFAAIALLKILSAPPEYVPILQQFFVVSYILLAPFVGAFSDALPKGQVMFISNLIKLFGCLAMLFGVNPLYAYALVGLGAAAYSPAKYGILTEYLPPELLVVANSWMEGLTVLAIIMGAVLGGIILNDHFWAFHSLNHFLESIMFPKLNSPQFSILIVLVLYILAALFNLKIPKLKLDHKLKHNNPLYIIIDFARSFKMLWCDPLGKVSLAVTTLFWGVGSTLRLIVLVWAGLQLHFNLERATQITAVSAIGIALGAIAAAKLIKLENSLKVLPVGIAMGLAIFGMLFIHEWHMAIFLLILAGAMGGFFVVPMNALLQHRGHQLMGAGHSIAVQNFNENISILLMMGVYALVIKADLPLTQFYKIIGVEHLKQRVLLPDEASFYTSVVLLALFISGIMYWLYRRYRHVEYID, encoded by the coding sequence ATGAATATCGGTTTTTATACAATACTTGCAGCACAGTTTTTATCAGCGTTAGCTGACAATACGTTACTCTTTGCCGCTATTGCTTTGTTGAAAATATTGTCAGCACCACCTGAGTATGTTCCAATCTTACAGCAGTTTTTTGTTGTCTCATACATACTGTTAGCCCCTTTTGTAGGTGCATTTTCCGATGCCCTACCTAAAGGGCAGGTCATGTTCATTAGTAATTTAATTAAACTTTTCGGCTGTCTTGCCATGCTTTTTGGTGTTAACCCACTTTATGCTTACGCTCTAGTTGGTTTAGGTGCTGCAGCCTACTCTCCAGCCAAGTATGGCATTTTGACGGAATATCTACCGCCCGAACTATTGGTTGTAGCGAACAGTTGGATGGAAGGATTAACGGTTCTTGCTATCATTATGGGCGCAGTCTTGGGTGGTATTATTTTAAATGATCATTTTTGGGCTTTTCACTCCTTAAATCATTTCCTTGAATCAATAATGTTTCCGAAGTTAAATAGCCCGCAATTTTCGATATTAATCGTTTTAGTACTTTATATTTTAGCGGCGCTATTTAATTTAAAAATCCCCAAATTAAAACTGGATCATAAACTCAAACATAACAATCCACTCTATATCATCATTGATTTTGCCCGGTCTTTTAAAATGTTGTGGTGCGATCCTCTAGGTAAAGTCTCTCTGGCTGTGACAACACTCTTTTGGGGAGTTGGCTCAACATTACGACTTATTGTCTTGGTATGGGCTGGTTTACAATTACACTTTAATCTTGAGCGTGCTACACAAATTACAGCAGTCTCTGCTATTGGTATCGCGTTAGGAGCCATTGCCGCGGCAAAATTAATCAAACTTGAAAATTCTCTTAAGGTACTTCCAGTGGGTATTGCTATGGGGCTCGCCATATTTGGTATGTTATTCATCCATGAATGGCATATGGCAATCTTTCTGTTGATTTTAGCTGGGGCAATGGGAGGTTTTTTTGTGGTTCCTATGAACGCCCTACTTCAGCATCGTGGCCATCAACTTATGGGCGCTGGACATAGCATTGCGGTCCAAAACTTTAATGAAAACATTAGTATTCTCTTAATGATGGGAGTCTATGCTTTGGTTATTAAAGCGGATCTTCCACTCACTCAATTCTATAAAATAATTGGTGTCGAACATCTTAAGCAAAGAGTTCTTCTTCCAGATGAAGCCTCTTTCTATACCAGCGTTGTATTATTGGCTTTGTTTATAAGTGGTATTATGTATTGGCTTTATCGACGGTATCGGCACGTTGAATACATTGATTAG